One stretch of Cellulomonas wangsupingiae DNA includes these proteins:
- a CDS encoding sigma-70 family RNA polymerase sigma factor: MTGAALGPDALAQVFEGERARLLRLAHRVLGSRSDAEDAVQEAWLRLARQEPGSIDNLGAWLTTVVGRVCLDMLRSRRAAPGVPHDEWLAGLEVVADDAPTPEDDAVLADSVGLALLIVLETLRPDERLAFVLHDVFAVPFEQIGQIIGRSTDTTKMLASRARRKVRGTPQQTDRQQARAVVAAFVTAARTGDFDGLLRVLDPDVTLRSHTARGVLVKIGATAVATAAQRGTVFRGRPVLVNGEPGLVLWDANGRPRALMACTVVGERIVDMVSILDPARLEQIDLPEPPPAT; this comes from the coding sequence ATGACCGGAGCAGCCCTCGGGCCGGACGCCCTGGCGCAGGTGTTCGAGGGCGAGCGTGCACGCCTCCTGAGGCTGGCGCACCGCGTCCTCGGGTCGCGGTCCGACGCCGAGGACGCCGTCCAGGAGGCGTGGCTCCGGCTCGCGCGTCAGGAGCCGGGCTCGATCGACAACCTGGGGGCATGGCTCACCACCGTCGTCGGCCGTGTGTGCCTCGACATGCTGCGCTCGCGGAGAGCAGCCCCGGGAGTCCCGCACGACGAGTGGCTGGCCGGGCTGGAGGTCGTTGCGGACGACGCTCCGACACCCGAGGACGACGCGGTCCTCGCCGACTCGGTCGGGCTGGCTCTCCTGATCGTGCTCGAGACCCTCCGGCCCGACGAGCGGTTGGCGTTCGTGCTCCACGACGTGTTCGCGGTGCCGTTCGAGCAGATCGGCCAGATCATCGGCAGGTCCACCGACACGACGAAGATGCTCGCCAGTCGCGCGCGCCGCAAGGTGCGGGGCACGCCGCAGCAGACCGACAGGCAGCAGGCCCGTGCGGTGGTGGCCGCCTTCGTGACGGCGGCGCGGACGGGGGACTTCGACGGGCTCCTCCGCGTGCTCGACCCCGACGTGACGCTGCGCAGCCACACCGCGCGCGGTGTGCTCGTGAAGATCGGCGCCACCGCGGTCGCGACCGCTGCCCAGCGGGGGACGGTGTTCAGGGGGCGCCCCGTCCTCGTCAACGGTGAGCCGGGGCTCGTGCTCTGGGACGCGAACGGGCGACCGCGTGCGCTGATGGCGTGCACCGTCGTGGGCGAACGGATCGTCGACATGGTCTCGATCCTCGATCCCGCGCGACTGGAGCAGATCGACCTGCCGGAGCCCCCGCCCGCGACCTGA
- a CDS encoding DUF402 domain-containing protein — MVHDEVPLPPVPEPPPFERGAPVVLRSVRDLGRPHGVAVGYAVAGTVVLDDDDVVVVSTRPGSGVRVRAGTGGGPNGRIVLPAAWDGTYDERVWQGHTVVRVHRRGDRWSVWRWHDGQRWTDRWYGNLESPWRRSPVGFDTQDWALDVVAAGSPLGGPWAVGFKDEDELAWMVGRGYVTDLHARHVRVVGARLLQHARDAGWPFDADWDAWLPDESWPTVPVPDGWEHLPRED; from the coding sequence GTGGTCCACGACGAGGTCCCGCTGCCGCCCGTGCCCGAGCCGCCGCCGTTCGAGCGCGGCGCACCCGTCGTGCTGCGCAGCGTGCGGGACCTGGGCCGTCCGCACGGGGTCGCCGTCGGCTACGCGGTCGCCGGCACGGTCGTGCTCGACGACGACGACGTCGTGGTCGTGTCGACCCGCCCCGGCTCCGGGGTGCGCGTGCGTGCCGGGACGGGTGGCGGACCGAACGGTCGGATCGTGCTGCCTGCGGCGTGGGACGGCACGTACGACGAGCGCGTCTGGCAGGGGCACACGGTCGTGCGCGTGCACCGGCGCGGTGACCGGTGGTCCGTGTGGCGGTGGCACGACGGTCAGCGCTGGACGGACCGCTGGTACGGCAACCTCGAGTCGCCGTGGCGCCGGTCCCCGGTCGGCTTCGACACGCAGGACTGGGCTCTCGACGTGGTCGCCGCAGGCAGCCCGCTCGGCGGCCCGTGGGCGGTGGGCTTCAAGGACGAGGACGAGCTCGCGTGGATGGTCGGCCGCGGCTACGTCACCGACCTGCACGCCCGCCACGTCCGCGTGGTCGGCGCCCGGTTGCTGCAGCACGCGCGGGACGCGGGCTGGCCGTTCGACGCCGACTGGGACGCGTGGCTGCCTGACGAGAGCTGGCCGACCGTGCCCGTGCCGGACGGCTGGGAGCACCTGCCCCGCGAGGACTAG
- a CDS encoding OsmC family protein, whose amino-acid sequence MEYTASIRSTPGSHEVTVTAGGQGRALDLPARSGAPGSAVSGGELLFLALATCATNDVYREAAARSLPVVAVDVEVAGWFDAPGARARDVSYRVSVISPAPEEQVRELVAHVDAIAEVHGTLRTGTTVSLDEVRVSRPPEPS is encoded by the coding sequence GTGGAGTACACCGCCTCGATCCGCAGCACGCCCGGCAGCCACGAGGTCACCGTCACCGCCGGTGGACAGGGCCGGGCGCTCGACCTCCCCGCGCGCAGCGGCGCGCCGGGTTCGGCCGTCAGCGGCGGCGAGCTGCTCTTCCTGGCCCTCGCGACGTGCGCCACCAACGACGTCTACCGCGAGGCCGCCGCCCGGTCCCTGCCCGTGGTCGCGGTGGACGTCGAGGTGGCGGGGTGGTTCGACGCCCCCGGTGCGCGTGCGCGGGACGTGTCGTACCGCGTCTCGGTGATCTCGCCGGCCCCCGAGGAGCAGGTGCGCGAGCTCGTCGCCCACGTCGACGCGATCGCCGAGGTGCACGGCACGCTGCGTACCGGCACCACGGTGAGCCTCGACGAGGTCCGGGTCAGCAGGCCGCCGGAACCGTCCTGA
- a CDS encoding DUF1801 domain-containing protein, producing the protein MTTTNGTAEGFTEQERAAIKERAAELRKEKTRGRGNKKAADELDVLAKIQDMSDADRPVAERIHAIVTTTAPDLAPKLWYGQPAYARNGKVVCFFRSGDVDKERYSTFGFTTEADLDDDAGAWPTSFAVSRLTPEAEATLTALVARVAV; encoded by the coding sequence ATGACCACCACCAACGGCACGGCCGAGGGCTTCACCGAGCAGGAGCGCGCCGCCATCAAGGAGCGGGCGGCGGAGCTGAGGAAGGAGAAGACCCGCGGGCGCGGCAACAAGAAGGCCGCCGACGAGCTCGACGTCCTCGCCAAGATCCAGGACATGAGCGACGCGGACCGCCCCGTCGCCGAGCGCATCCACGCGATCGTCACGACGACGGCCCCCGACCTGGCGCCGAAGCTCTGGTACGGGCAGCCGGCCTACGCGCGCAACGGCAAGGTCGTGTGCTTCTTCCGCAGCGGCGACGTCGACAAGGAGCGCTACTCGACGTTCGGGTTCACCACCGAGGCGGACCTCGACGACGACGCCGGTGCCTGGCCGACGTCGTTCGCGGTCAGCAGGCTCACGCCCGAGGCCGAGGCCACGCTCACGGCGCTGGTGGCGCGGGTCGCCGTCTGA
- a CDS encoding sensor histidine kinase yields the protein MNRALAVLTVVAYLTLPLGSASSAELAPTLLVGLAYSALAIVGFRFAEGRPAGWAAGYVGVQLVLGFAVFSLSGAAVGAVLLLVVLVAQSVLLLPLPAAIGVAVVVPLVHLGMQWPRVLGEALSTLAVSTFTVVVTELLVREQRARAELAAAHERLRGYAAQAEQLATTQERNRLARDIHDGVGHHLTVVRMLLEAARAVIPTADPDRLDAMLAQAQDQSGRALAEVRRSVAALREHRPVLADALRTLAAEATEAGVLTELDVRGTARPLRADVDESLFRAAQEGLTNVRKHAAATRTAVVLDFRDDDHVRLEVRDDGRGLAQEPADGFGLAGLRERMAGVGGRLSLGSTPTEGVTTLVVEVPG from the coding sequence GTGAACCGGGCGCTCGCCGTTCTCACCGTGGTCGCCTACCTGACGCTGCCGCTCGGGTCCGCGAGCTCCGCGGAGCTCGCGCCCACGCTGCTGGTCGGGCTCGCGTACTCCGCGCTCGCGATCGTGGGATTCCGCTTCGCCGAAGGGCGTCCTGCCGGGTGGGCGGCCGGGTACGTCGGCGTGCAGCTGGTGCTCGGCTTCGCGGTCTTCTCCCTGTCCGGTGCCGCGGTGGGCGCCGTGCTGCTCCTGGTGGTCCTGGTGGCGCAGTCGGTCCTGCTGCTGCCGCTGCCGGCGGCGATCGGCGTGGCCGTCGTCGTCCCGCTCGTCCACCTCGGCATGCAGTGGCCGCGCGTGCTCGGCGAGGCGCTGAGCACCCTGGCGGTCAGCACGTTCACGGTGGTCGTGACCGAGCTGCTGGTGCGGGAGCAGCGGGCCAGGGCCGAGCTGGCGGCCGCGCACGAGCGGTTGCGCGGGTACGCCGCGCAGGCCGAGCAGCTGGCCACCACCCAGGAACGCAACCGCCTGGCGCGCGACATCCACGACGGTGTCGGCCACCACCTGACGGTCGTGCGCATGCTGCTCGAAGCGGCGCGCGCCGTCATCCCCACCGCGGACCCCGACCGCCTCGACGCCATGCTGGCGCAGGCGCAGGACCAGTCGGGGCGTGCCCTCGCCGAGGTCCGGCGGTCGGTGGCGGCGCTGCGCGAGCACCGTCCCGTCCTCGCGGACGCCTTGCGGACGCTCGCCGCCGAGGCGACGGAGGCCGGCGTCCTGACCGAGCTGGACGTCCGGGGCACGGCCCGTCCGCTGCGCGCCGACGTGGACGAGTCCCTCTTCCGCGCGGCCCAGGAGGGTCTGACGAACGTCAGGAAGCACGCGGCCGCCACGCGCACCGCGGTCGTGCTCGACTTCCGCGACGACGACCACGTCCGGCTCGAGGTGCGCGACGACGGACGCGGCCTCGCGCAGGAGCCGGCGGACGGTTTCGGGCTCGCGGGGCTCCGCGAGCGCATGGCGGGCGTCGGGGGGCGCCTGTCCCTGGGCTCGACCCCGACCGAGGGCGTCACGACCCTCGTCGTCGAGGTGCCCGGGTGA
- a CDS encoding response regulator: MTIRVVLADDQALFREALTTLLEVQPGIRVVGEAANGEEAVRASAAARPDVVLMDLRMPVLDGIAATARLRTEQPDVRVIALTTFDDDEDVLAALRAGAVGYLLKDVSAARLVEALVAAARGETVLQPSVVAQVVARVVRIPADAEPSTHPLSEREVALVRLLADGRSNREIAGALYLAEGTVKNLVSSVLSKLEVRDRTQAALRARDLGIL, from the coding sequence GTGACGATCCGCGTGGTGCTGGCCGACGACCAGGCCCTCTTCCGCGAGGCGCTCACGACCCTGCTGGAGGTGCAGCCGGGGATCCGGGTCGTCGGTGAGGCGGCGAACGGCGAGGAGGCCGTCCGCGCGAGCGCCGCGGCGCGACCCGACGTGGTCCTCATGGACCTGCGGATGCCGGTGCTCGACGGCATCGCCGCCACGGCCCGGCTGCGTACCGAGCAGCCCGACGTGCGGGTGATCGCGCTGACGACGTTCGACGACGACGAGGACGTCCTCGCCGCGTTGCGGGCCGGTGCGGTCGGCTACCTCCTCAAGGACGTGAGCGCGGCACGCCTCGTCGAGGCGCTCGTCGCAGCCGCTCGCGGGGAGACCGTGCTGCAGCCGTCCGTGGTGGCGCAGGTCGTCGCGCGGGTGGTGCGGATCCCCGCGGACGCGGAGCCGTCGACGCACCCGCTCTCCGAGCGGGAGGTCGCGCTGGTGCGGCTGCTGGCCGACGGGCGCAGCAACCGCGAGATCGCCGGCGCCCTGTACCTCGCCGAGGGGACCGTGAAGAACCTCGTCAGCAGCGTGCTGTCCAAGCTCGAGGTGCGCGACCGCACGCAGGCGGCCCTGCGGGCCCGGGACCTCGGCATCCTCTGA
- a CDS encoding DJ-1/PfpI family protein — protein sequence MVSPVRAFLKVVLLVLAALALPAALGAPTAVHAVTGLNAPRTDAVSPTPAPVAYDPTRPTVAVVVGDAGAVASDVLAPYEILAGTGAFNVYTVAPASHPVPLTGGLDLVPDLTFAGLEKLLGGPADLVVVPAMPDVGRPTTKPVTAWLTTQADGGSVILSVCNGAAVVASAGLLDGHRATAHWLRLDEWAGTYPGVDWVAGTRYVDDGAVISTAGVLSGIDGTLHAVQRLVGEAAAVRAARAIGWPYEASSGPPRMARTRLAPSDAVVALHSAFGWDRPRIGVQLTDGVGEVELASVFDTYAQSLAADTVAVGDGPVTSRHGLTFVPRTASVAGLDRLVLPGTTDHPTVPGIDAVHPHERPGFAYDAVLQDLARTTDVATARWTAKVLEYPVDGLPLAGPSWPWALTLRPLALGVLGVLVALGARGLVRRRTRTPRGGP from the coding sequence GTGGTGAGCCCGGTGCGCGCGTTCCTCAAGGTCGTCCTGCTCGTGCTCGCCGCTCTGGCGCTCCCGGCGGCGCTGGGCGCCCCGACGGCCGTCCACGCCGTCACCGGCCTCAACGCCCCTCGGACCGACGCCGTGTCCCCGACCCCGGCGCCGGTCGCGTACGACCCGACCAGACCGACCGTGGCCGTCGTGGTCGGGGACGCGGGCGCCGTGGCGTCCGACGTCCTGGCCCCGTACGAGATCCTCGCCGGCACGGGTGCGTTCAACGTCTACACCGTGGCGCCCGCGAGCCACCCGGTGCCCCTCACCGGCGGGCTCGACCTCGTCCCGGACCTCACGTTCGCCGGGCTCGAGAAGCTCCTGGGTGGTCCGGCCGACCTCGTGGTCGTGCCCGCGATGCCCGACGTCGGCCGCCCTACGACGAAGCCCGTCACGGCATGGCTCACCACCCAGGCAGACGGGGGCTCGGTCATCCTCAGCGTCTGCAACGGAGCCGCCGTGGTCGCCTCGGCCGGACTGCTCGACGGCCACCGCGCCACGGCCCACTGGCTGCGCCTCGACGAGTGGGCCGGCACCTACCCCGGCGTCGACTGGGTCGCCGGGACCCGGTACGTGGACGACGGTGCGGTCATCAGCACGGCCGGCGTCCTGTCGGGGATCGACGGCACCCTGCACGCCGTGCAGCGGCTGGTCGGGGAGGCCGCCGCGGTGCGCGCCGCACGGGCGATCGGCTGGCCGTACGAGGCGTCGAGCGGCCCGCCGCGGATGGCGCGGACGCGGCTCGCACCGTCCGACGCGGTCGTGGCCCTCCACAGCGCCTTCGGCTGGGACCGACCGCGGATCGGCGTCCAGCTCACCGACGGGGTGGGCGAGGTCGAGCTCGCCTCGGTGTTCGACACGTACGCGCAGTCGCTGGCCGCGGACACGGTCGCCGTGGGCGACGGGCCGGTGACGTCGCGCCACGGGCTGACGTTCGTGCCGCGCACCGCGTCGGTCGCCGGGCTCGACCGGCTCGTGCTCCCGGGGACGACCGACCACCCCACCGTCCCGGGGATCGACGCCGTGCACCCCCACGAGCGGCCGGGCTTCGCGTACGACGCCGTGCTGCAGGACCTGGCACGGACGACCGACGTGGCCACCGCACGGTGGACGGCGAAGGTCCTCGAGTACCCCGTCGACGGCCTGCCGCTCGCCGGGCCGTCCTGGCCGTGGGCGCTGACGCTGCGACCGCTCGCGCTCGGCGTGCTCGGCGTGCTGGTCGCGCTCGGTGCGCGGGGACTGGTGCGTCGCAGGACGCGTACCCCGCGCGGCGGACCGTGA
- a CDS encoding ricin-type beta-trefoil lectin domain protein, whose product MVRKIISTLAASALLALSLFGAAQPAQAAAPGGELRNKDTGLCVDRREHPERPVAAFTTKCNGSATQRWVYSAADQTIRTPDGRCLATGSSSGIFVTACDSGLLVRWGQTSDGRIHQLDWGIGCIEDFRTTTLTWGACTNSPNEVWSSLVTA is encoded by the coding sequence ATGGTGCGAAAGATCATCTCGACCCTGGCGGCATCCGCCCTGCTGGCCCTGAGCCTGTTCGGCGCGGCACAGCCGGCACAGGCCGCCGCTCCCGGCGGCGAGCTGCGCAACAAGGACACCGGGCTGTGCGTCGACCGCCGGGAGCACCCCGAGCGGCCGGTGGCTGCGTTCACCACGAAGTGCAACGGCTCGGCCACGCAGCGCTGGGTCTACTCAGCGGCGGACCAGACCATCCGCACCCCGGACGGCCGGTGCCTGGCCACCGGCAGCTCCTCCGGGATCTTCGTGACCGCCTGCGACAGCGGCCTGCTGGTGCGCTGGGGACAGACCAGCGACGGCCGCATCCACCAGCTCGACTGGGGCATCGGCTGCATCGAGGACTTCCGCACCACCACGCTCACCTGGGGTGCCTGCACCAACAGCCCCAACGAGGTCTGGTCGTCGCTGGTGACCGCCTGA
- a CDS encoding HAD-IA family hydrolase, which produces MLEGELEHDTVNSAEIGHAKPDPAAFHHVLDALELSAGEMFFIDDAPRNLAAAADLGIVTHRFVDVPRLRAALVEAGIVTKNSSFSSSGGED; this is translated from the coding sequence CTGCTCGAGGGTGAGCTCGAGCACGACACCGTCAATTCCGCCGAGATCGGCCATGCCAAACCAGATCCTGCCGCCTTCCACCACGTGCTCGATGCCCTGGAGCTCAGTGCCGGCGAGATGTTCTTCATCGACGACGCGCCCAGGAACCTTGCCGCAGCGGCCGACCTCGGGATCGTCACGCACCGCTTCGTGGATGTTCCTCGACTTCGAGCGGCACTCGTGGAGGCTGGCATCGTGACGAAGAACTCGTCGTTCTCCTCGAGCGGCGGCGAAGATTGA
- a CDS encoding AAA family ATPase has protein sequence MLIWINGAFGAGKTQTAFELRRRLVDAHVADPELLGFAFQRTLPPAARHDFQDLAPWRSAVVDVLQQAEAAHAGPVLVPMTIVRDDYFDEIVGGLISRGVDVRHYALIASPETLRMRLSTRIAFVRSGLRRETWAMQQIPRCVAALDQERYATHVHTDQKTTDEVVEWIATDAGLALDAPRLAAWRYQLRRVTVGIGHIR, from the coding sequence GTGCTCATCTGGATCAATGGTGCATTCGGTGCAGGGAAGACCCAGACCGCGTTCGAGCTCCGCCGTCGGCTGGTCGACGCGCACGTCGCCGACCCCGAGCTCCTCGGGTTCGCGTTCCAACGGACGCTCCCGCCCGCAGCGCGCCATGACTTCCAGGACCTCGCACCGTGGCGTTCGGCCGTGGTCGACGTCCTTCAGCAGGCCGAGGCCGCCCACGCCGGCCCGGTGCTCGTGCCGATGACGATCGTGCGTGACGACTACTTCGACGAGATCGTCGGAGGGCTGATCTCCCGCGGGGTGGACGTCCGCCACTACGCCCTCATCGCGAGCCCGGAGACGCTGCGCATGCGACTGAGCACCCGCATCGCGTTCGTGCGCTCCGGCCTGCGCCGCGAGACCTGGGCGATGCAGCAGATCCCGCGCTGCGTCGCCGCCCTCGACCAGGAGCGCTACGCCACGCACGTCCACACCGACCAGAAGACGACCGACGAGGTCGTCGAGTGGATCGCCACCGACGCCGGCCTCGCGCTGGACGCGCCGCGGCTGGCGGCGTGGAGGTACCAGCTGCGGCGCGTCACGGTCGGCATCGGCCACATCCGGTAG
- a CDS encoding immunity 26/phosphotriesterase HocA family protein, translating into MRTRAAAYRVGDWFAIPLADGTFAPGRVVFHTPPQGVLGYVFAPRPTLPTRAELADLEPGDALLAQEFSGLHIGDPWPLLGGAGDVDRSRWKTPEFETDLRDVYPEGREVRVDLVDDQLRRVHFFHAPLSELGRRQYGGAMGAELLERWLLQQVRANALVPLRTQPWWDNPTPVPPGAAPPPAPEPPSDRVVVVVPGRGRSVGDIVEMTLMLGLAPDVGEVDGAMRSRDETEISVYGPDGRRLADRVLELVGPLRAPGLHLLVRAGDQEWTLRPNE; encoded by the coding sequence GTGAGGACGCGCGCAGCGGCGTACCGGGTCGGGGACTGGTTCGCGATCCCTCTTGCCGACGGCACGTTCGCCCCGGGGCGGGTCGTGTTCCACACGCCGCCGCAGGGGGTGCTCGGCTACGTCTTCGCCCCGCGACCGACGCTGCCCACGCGCGCCGAGCTGGCGGATCTCGAACCGGGGGACGCGCTGCTGGCACAGGAGTTCTCGGGGCTGCACATCGGTGACCCGTGGCCGCTGCTCGGCGGCGCGGGCGACGTCGACCGCAGCAGGTGGAAGACACCGGAGTTCGAGACGGACCTGCGCGACGTCTACCCCGAAGGACGTGAGGTGCGGGTGGACCTGGTCGACGACCAGCTGCGCCGGGTCCACTTCTTCCACGCACCCCTCAGCGAGCTCGGCCGACGCCAGTACGGTGGCGCGATGGGCGCCGAGCTGCTCGAGCGGTGGCTCCTGCAGCAGGTGCGGGCGAACGCGCTCGTCCCGTTGCGCACACAACCGTGGTGGGACAACCCGACGCCCGTGCCGCCGGGCGCGGCACCGCCCCCGGCGCCCGAGCCTCCGTCCGACCGTGTCGTCGTCGTCGTACCGGGGCGTGGGCGCTCGGTGGGCGACATCGTCGAGATGACGTTGATGCTCGGGCTCGCGCCCGACGTCGGCGAGGTGGACGGCGCGATGCGCTCGAGGGACGAGACCGAGATCAGCGTCTACGGTCCCGACGGCCGACGGCTCGCTGACCGGGTCCTCGAGCTCGTGGGCCCGCTTCGCGCACCTGGGCTGCACCTGCTGGTCCGCGCCGGTGACCAGGAGTGGACCCTCAGACCGAACGAGTGA
- a CDS encoding metalloregulator ArsR/SmtB family transcription factor yields the protein MADGVFAALSHPTRRAVLRELARRDWMLAGELADVLDVPGPTLSGHLRILREADLVLAERRGTTIRYSANASVVESAFAAFLQSLGVGRAAPPTE from the coding sequence ATGGCGGACGGTGTGTTCGCTGCGTTGTCGCACCCGACGCGGCGCGCGGTGCTGCGTGAGCTGGCCCGACGGGACTGGATGCTCGCCGGCGAGCTCGCCGACGTGCTCGACGTCCCCGGGCCGACGCTGTCCGGGCACCTGCGCATCCTGCGCGAGGCGGACCTCGTGCTCGCCGAGCGCCGCGGGACCACGATCCGGTACAGCGCGAACGCGTCCGTCGTCGAGTCCGCGTTCGCCGCCTTCCTCCAGTCGCTCGGCGTCGGCCGCGCGGCACCACCCACCGAGTGA
- a CDS encoding HAD family hydrolase: MDPGRSDWTSVKKYILFDHDGVLVDTEPWYFKAGERALADVGVVLDQAQYLRDMSQGLGTWVQARAAGLDEPTIDRLRSARDGYYQDYLRTQPIEIDGVLEVLTELSRHARLAIVTTSKRADFDLIHEKRQIRAFMDFVLVREDYEHAKPDPEPYLAGLRRFGAARSETLVVEDSVRGLRSAVAAGIDCAVVDNHFTRAGDFSAARHRIATLDELVDIVGGSGSPRGTSGRASPPHGR, encoded by the coding sequence GTGGACCCCGGGCGCAGCGACTGGACGTCCGTGAAGAAGTACATCCTCTTCGACCACGACGGCGTCCTCGTGGACACCGAGCCGTGGTACTTCAAGGCCGGCGAACGCGCCCTGGCCGACGTGGGTGTGGTTCTGGACCAGGCGCAGTACCTCAGGGACATGAGCCAAGGGCTGGGCACGTGGGTCCAGGCCCGCGCGGCAGGCCTCGACGAGCCGACGATCGACAGGCTCCGCTCGGCCCGCGACGGCTACTACCAGGACTACCTGCGGACGCAGCCGATCGAGATCGACGGCGTCCTGGAGGTGCTCACCGAGCTGTCCCGGCACGCGCGCCTGGCGATCGTGACGACGTCCAAGCGTGCCGACTTCGACCTCATCCACGAGAAGCGGCAGATCCGCGCGTTCATGGACTTCGTCCTCGTCCGTGAGGACTACGAGCACGCGAAACCGGACCCCGAGCCGTACCTGGCGGGACTGCGGCGCTTCGGCGCCGCCCGGTCCGAGACCCTGGTCGTGGAGGACTCGGTCCGCGGGCTGAGGTCTGCCGTGGCAGCCGGGATCGACTGCGCCGTCGTGGACAACCACTTCACCCGCGCCGGGGACTTCTCCGCGGCTCGGCACCGGATCGCGACGCTGGACGAGCTCGTCGACATCGTCGGAGGATCTGGCTCGCCACGCGGGACGTCTGGTCGGGCCAGTCCGCCGCACGGGCGTTGA
- a CDS encoding spermidine synthase has translation MPEQPVRRPRVEELAWEPTTMGDISLRRRQDPVTGADVLEVKLGDEFLMSSLFTVAEEELARLGLAMTGSSADGGAAPLDVVVGGLGLGYTALTVLEDARVGSLVVVDALAEVIDWHQAGLIPAGAVLTADPRCRLVHADFFAALASDDGLDPGMPGRRWDAVLVDIDHSPRHLLNPRHASFYTPAGLERLREQLKPGGVFALWSNDPPDEAYLELLRTLLVDVRADVVAFPNPLQDRDATNTVYLGRAPG, from the coding sequence ATGCCCGAGCAACCAGTACGACGTCCGCGTGTGGAGGAGCTCGCCTGGGAGCCGACGACGATGGGCGACATCAGCCTGCGTCGACGCCAGGACCCGGTGACCGGAGCCGACGTGCTCGAGGTCAAGCTGGGCGACGAGTTCCTCATGTCGAGCCTGTTCACGGTGGCCGAGGAGGAGCTCGCGCGGCTCGGGCTGGCCATGACCGGGTCGTCCGCCGACGGTGGTGCGGCTCCGCTCGACGTCGTCGTCGGCGGCCTCGGGCTCGGGTACACCGCGCTCACCGTGCTCGAGGATGCGCGCGTCGGCTCGCTGGTCGTCGTCGACGCGCTCGCCGAGGTGATCGACTGGCACCAGGCCGGCCTGATCCCGGCCGGCGCCGTCCTCACCGCCGACCCGCGGTGCCGGCTGGTGCACGCCGACTTCTTCGCCGCCCTCGCGTCGGACGACGGCCTGGACCCCGGCATGCCCGGCCGCCGGTGGGACGCCGTCCTGGTCGACATCGACCACTCGCCCCGCCACCTGCTCAACCCCAGGCACGCGAGCTTCTACACGCCGGCCGGCCTGGAGCGGCTGCGCGAGCAGCTGAAGCCCGGCGGCGTGTTCGCGCTGTGGTCCAACGACCCGCCGGACGAGGCGTACCTGGAGCTCCTCCGCACCCTGCTGGTCGACGTCCGGGCGGATGTGGTCGCCTTCCCGAACCCCTTGCAGGATCGGGACGCCACCAACACCGTCTACCTCGGGCGCGCGCCGGGCTGA
- a CDS encoding calcium-binding protein → MSLGIPLAWADVRGHDPDPGSQGRDRLLGDSDDDRLEGGDGDDVLDGGAGADTLFGANGSDILVGDAGDDRLDGGDGGDSIRGWDGDDLLFGANGDDTLVGGEGADSIQGGDGHDRIDAGTGDDTITGANGNDVIAAGDGDDLVSEGEGADVVDAGDGDDRVLAGGGVDVVHAGAGDDPVEGGEGNDRILGEDGDDRLFGQGGDDELDGGAGVDVIDGGTGRNTVRDAP, encoded by the coding sequence GTGTCGCTCGGGATCCCCCTAGCCTGGGCGGATGTTCGAGGACACGACCCTGATCCAGGCTCGCAGGGCCGTGACCGGCTCCTCGGGGACAGCGACGACGATCGGCTCGAGGGCGGTGACGGTGACGACGTGCTGGACGGGGGAGCGGGCGCCGACACGCTTTTCGGGGCCAACGGCAGCGACATCCTGGTCGGAGATGCGGGCGACGACCGGCTCGACGGTGGCGACGGAGGCGATTCGATCCGAGGTTGGGACGGTGACGACCTTCTGTTCGGTGCGAACGGCGACGACACGCTGGTCGGTGGTGAGGGCGCCGACAGCATCCAGGGCGGCGACGGCCACGACAGGATCGACGCCGGCACGGGCGACGACACGATCACTGGCGCGAACGGCAACGACGTCATCGCCGCGGGCGACGGCGACGACCTCGTCTCCGAGGGAGAAGGCGCGGATGTCGTCGATGCCGGCGACGGGGACGACCGCGTGCTCGCCGGCGGCGGGGTCGACGTGGTGCACGCCGGTGCGGGGGACGACCCGGTGGAGGGCGGCGAGGGGAATGACCGGATCCTGGGCGAGGACGGCGACGACAGGCTGTTCGGGCAGGGTGGTGACGACGAGCTCGACGGAGGTGCCGGTGTGGACGTGATCGACGGCGGGACAGGCCGCAACACCGTGCGGGACGCCCCCTAG